A part of Thermus neutrinimicus genomic DNA contains:
- the mnmD gene encoding tRNA (5-methylaminomethyl-2-thiouridine)(34)-methyltransferase MnmD: MEPILTQDGTPTLFHPGYGEAYHPRQGALLQARRLYLEKTLTHLHPAPRVLEVGLGLLVNFRTTLESALQRGVYLRYVAVEKEPLPKELLAQIPLPLPRAEAVMAGILKVWPLERFQGPWGELRILFGKVEEVGLPQNWATAVYLDPFSPRVNPEPWSFPVLQKLCRALRRGGRLATYSAQGAFRRALKEAGFALHRVPAEGKREWTVGIALKAPPG; encoded by the coding sequence GTGGAGCCCATCCTCACCCAGGACGGAACCCCAACCCTCTTCCATCCGGGGTACGGGGAAGCCTACCATCCAAGGCAGGGAGCCTTGCTCCAGGCCCGCCGGCTTTACCTAGAGAAGACCCTCACCCACCTCCATCCGGCCCCTAGGGTCCTCGAGGTGGGCCTAGGACTTTTGGTGAACTTCCGCACCACCCTGGAAAGCGCCCTGCAACGGGGGGTCTACCTCCGCTACGTGGCGGTGGAGAAGGAACCTCTGCCAAAAGAGCTCCTGGCCCAGATCCCCTTACCCCTTCCCCGGGCGGAGGCGGTGATGGCGGGGATCCTTAAGGTGTGGCCGCTAGAGCGTTTCCAGGGCCCATGGGGTGAGCTTCGCATCCTTTTTGGCAAGGTGGAGGAGGTGGGACTTCCCCAGAACTGGGCCACCGCGGTTTACCTGGACCCCTTTAGCCCCCGGGTGAACCCGGAGCCTTGGTCCTTTCCTGTGCTGCAAAAGCTTTGTCGGGCTTTGCGGCGTGGCGGGAGGCTTGCCACCTACTCTGCCCAGGGGGCCTTCCGCCGGGCCCTTAAGGAGGCGGGGTTTGCCCTTCACCGGGTACCTGCTGAGGGTAAGCGGGAGTGGACGGTGGGAATCGCCTTAAAAGCTCCTCCCGGCTGA
- a CDS encoding MFS transporter → MFRYLPWTREGLFVFLRLVLAVGLMEGVRSGFFAGLLPFYAPEHLGLGPATFTLAFTFHQLSENLSKTVGGLLAERVGFGRTVTLAAFAGFLALLLTPKAHAGWLLWGLAVLWGLTMSTLYPGLMTLASRIAVPGREARALSFTLTLVMPWVGIGLVGVGQIAQKEPEAALNLLIATQGLTLLLALSLLPFRIPIPPRARETYPLKRLLLFLPAAFGQTFAPGLVSLFILRFAKEELALEPIALGGILLLGGGLAFGLLPLTGRQVDRRGYRFALVGGLLLLALVMARLAFTPSLAELALLAALGGLGFSLFLPGWNGFLARNLPQENRAAVWGGLMTVEGLGVALGPAVGGLLWETMGIRAPFLAGSTIFLLLSLLYAILFWRMRWN, encoded by the coding sequence GTGTTTCGCTATCTGCCGTGGACCAGGGAGGGGCTCTTTGTTTTCCTGCGCCTGGTCCTAGCCGTAGGCCTCATGGAAGGGGTACGAAGCGGCTTCTTCGCCGGCCTCCTTCCCTTCTACGCCCCCGAGCACCTGGGGCTTGGCCCCGCCACCTTCACCCTGGCCTTTACCTTCCACCAGCTCTCCGAGAACCTATCGAAAACCGTTGGTGGGCTACTGGCGGAAAGGGTGGGGTTTGGCCGCACGGTCACCCTAGCGGCCTTCGCGGGCTTTCTGGCCCTTCTCCTCACCCCCAAAGCCCACGCCGGCTGGCTGCTTTGGGGGCTGGCCGTCCTGTGGGGCCTTACCATGTCCACCCTCTACCCTGGGCTCATGACCCTGGCCAGCCGCATCGCCGTGCCCGGACGGGAAGCGCGGGCCCTGTCCTTCACCCTGACCCTGGTGATGCCCTGGGTGGGCATCGGCCTGGTGGGGGTGGGACAGATAGCCCAAAAAGAACCCGAAGCCGCCCTCAACCTGCTCATCGCCACCCAAGGTCTGACCCTCCTCCTCGCCCTCAGCCTACTCCCCTTCCGCATCCCCATTCCCCCAAGGGCCCGGGAAACCTACCCCCTTAAGCGCCTTTTGCTGTTCCTCCCGGCCGCCTTCGGCCAGACCTTCGCTCCCGGTTTGGTTTCCCTCTTCATCCTGCGTTTTGCCAAGGAGGAACTGGCCCTCGAGCCCATCGCCCTGGGAGGGATTCTCCTCTTGGGCGGAGGCTTGGCCTTTGGCCTTTTGCCCCTTACCGGCCGGCAGGTGGACCGAAGGGGCTACCGCTTCGCCCTGGTGGGCGGGCTTCTCCTTTTGGCCCTGGTGATGGCCCGCCTGGCCTTCACTCCCAGCCTGGCCGAGCTTGCCCTGCTGGCTGCCTTGGGAGGCTTAGGCTTCAGCCTTTTCCTCCCCGGGTGGAATGGCTTCCTGGCCAGAAACCTACCCCAGGAAAACCGAGCCGCTGTATGGGGAGGGCTGATGACCGTGGAGGGGCTAGGGGTGGCCTTGGGACCTGCGGTGGGGGGTCTTTTGTGGGAAACCATGGGTATTAGGGCACCCTTTCTCGCAGGTAGCACCATCTTCTTACTTCTCAGTCTCCTTTACGCTATTCTCTTTTGGAGGATGCGGTGGAACTGA
- a CDS encoding polysaccharide deacetylase family protein, producing the protein MELILGLILLLYGLSDLLFRFLGLGAYAHASRRTPKVALTFDDGPSEKTEALLALLRQHGVKATFFLTGERAKARPDLVEAIRREGHQVEDHGEWHQAWKLLLPWVEWEHMRRNPGRYYRPPHGLHTPFTRLFARRLGKRVALWDLESKDWLDLPPEALAERLLYYLRPGSIVLLHDGPERTLKLLERALPEILRLGYQPVTLDSLAPFPLTPRLALIRGLQGFEERFNARHRVARVGYGPFDLFRVEKKPFPGPNLPALPRGTPALEIHLESQRSMELSTFEAIRYVRESLKKLAEEVAQDPEVRLVYGYSYLAQGARLFGFHTHPLPPWPRLVATLSSAWFLWLYRGELPQPDRSWAQLAYLSREELLRRFPPSTPAYPQQVPGEGQTPPP; encoded by the coding sequence GTGGAACTGATCCTGGGCTTGATTCTCCTCCTCTACGGGCTCTCCGACCTCCTCTTCCGCTTCCTTGGCCTGGGGGCCTACGCCCACGCCTCGAGGCGCACCCCCAAGGTGGCCCTAACCTTTGACGACGGCCCCTCGGAGAAGACGGAGGCCCTCTTGGCGCTTTTGCGCCAGCACGGGGTCAAGGCCACCTTTTTCCTGACCGGGGAACGGGCCAAGGCCCGGCCGGACCTGGTGGAGGCCATAAGGCGGGAAGGCCACCAGGTGGAGGACCATGGCGAGTGGCACCAGGCCTGGAAGCTTCTGTTGCCCTGGGTGGAATGGGAACACATGCGCCGAAACCCTGGCCGCTACTACCGGCCTCCCCATGGGCTTCACACCCCCTTTACCCGGTTGTTTGCCCGCAGGCTCGGCAAACGGGTGGCGCTTTGGGACCTGGAAAGCAAGGACTGGCTGGACCTTCCCCCTGAGGCCCTTGCGGAAAGGCTTCTTTACTACCTGCGCCCAGGGTCCATAGTGCTCCTCCACGACGGGCCGGAGCGAACCCTTAAGCTCTTAGAGCGAGCGCTTCCGGAGATCCTACGCCTGGGTTACCAACCCGTCACCCTGGACAGCCTTGCCCCCTTTCCCCTGACCCCGAGGCTCGCCCTCATCCGGGGACTCCAGGGATTTGAGGAACGCTTTAACGCAAGGCATCGGGTGGCCCGGGTGGGCTACGGCCCCTTTGACCTCTTCCGGGTGGAGAAAAAGCCTTTTCCCGGGCCCAACCTCCCCGCACTACCCCGGGGCACCCCTGCCCTTGAGATCCATCTGGAAAGCCAGCGGAGCATGGAGCTTTCCACGTTTGAAGCCATCCGATACGTGCGAGAAAGCCTGAAGAAGTTGGCGGAAGAGGTGGCCCAAGACCCCGAGGTGCGCTTGGTCTACGGCTACAGCTACCTGGCCCAGGGAGCCAGGCTCTTTGGCTTCCACACCCATCCCCTTCCCCCATGGCCCCGTTTGGTGGCTACCCTGAGCAGCGCCTGGTTCCTTTGGCTGTACCGAGGGGAGCTTCCCCAGCCCGACCGCTCCTGGGCCCAGCTGGCCTACCTCAGCCGGGAGGAGCTTTTAAGGCGATTCCCACCGTCCACTCCCGCTTACCCTCAGCAGGTACCCGGTGAAGGGCAAACCCCGCCTCCTTAA
- a CDS encoding glycosyltransferase family 4 protein, translated as MRLYRVGLFTDVYFPNPNGVTTSVYLLLRELRRMGHEAWVVAPHHPEAPDREEGVVRVPSVAYPFYEGQQIALPSSRHLPTEFEIIHTHTPLTLGVWGLRIARNKELPHVSTFHTHYEKYAHYVPGLAILDKYTGIIPRLAKAFYNRVEVVIAPTEPVKRLAEGYGIQRPIRVIPTGIDNRILEEAPLPSPSPWPEGKRRLITVGRLGKEKSFGVVLRAVAEMAREEEVFLVHIGEGPELEPLKRLAETLGIGNRVRFLGTVPYRYIGGYYRMAELFLFASETETQGLVIWEAQAMGVPVVAVGAEGVLEGVVDSQTGYLVAPKDFQALAAKALELLKDEEKRRRFSLEARAWAMERSAERIAEKIVAVYDEANEILRVEPRRLIFPFPRLPRSSLEDHPGGF; from the coding sequence ATGCGCCTCTACCGCGTAGGTCTCTTTACCGATGTTTACTTCCCCAACCCCAACGGGGTAACCACCAGCGTTTACCTCCTCCTCCGGGAGCTTAGGCGCATGGGGCACGAGGCCTGGGTGGTGGCGCCCCACCATCCCGAGGCCCCTGACCGCGAAGAAGGTGTGGTCCGGGTCCCCTCCGTGGCTTACCCCTTTTACGAAGGGCAGCAGATCGCCCTACCCTCTTCCCGCCACCTGCCCACGGAGTTTGAAATCATTCACACTCACACCCCCTTGACCCTGGGCGTGTGGGGCCTCAGGATTGCCCGCAATAAGGAGCTCCCCCACGTATCCACCTTCCACACCCATTACGAAAAGTACGCCCACTATGTCCCCGGTCTCGCCATCCTGGACAAGTACACGGGGATCATCCCCAGGCTCGCCAAGGCCTTCTACAACCGGGTGGAGGTGGTCATCGCCCCCACGGAACCCGTAAAGCGGCTAGCGGAGGGTTATGGCATCCAAAGGCCCATACGGGTTATCCCCACGGGTATCGACAACCGTATCCTGGAGGAAGCGCCCCTTCCCTCCCCCTCCCCCTGGCCCGAGGGGAAAAGGCGCCTCATCACCGTGGGCCGGCTGGGAAAGGAAAAGTCCTTTGGCGTGGTGCTGAGGGCCGTGGCCGAGATGGCCAGGGAGGAGGAGGTCTTCCTGGTGCACATCGGGGAAGGACCCGAGCTGGAGCCCTTGAAACGCCTGGCGGAAACCCTGGGCATCGGGAATCGGGTTCGTTTCCTGGGGACGGTACCCTACCGGTACATCGGGGGCTACTACCGGATGGCGGAGCTCTTCCTCTTCGCCAGCGAAACGGAAACCCAGGGGCTGGTGATCTGGGAGGCCCAGGCCATGGGCGTGCCGGTGGTGGCCGTGGGGGCAGAAGGGGTGCTGGAAGGGGTAGTGGACAGCCAAACCGGGTACCTGGTGGCTCCAAAGGACTTCCAGGCCCTGGCGGCCAAGGCCTTGGAGCTCCTAAAGGACGAGGAGAAACGCCGGCGCTTCAGCCTCGAGGCCCGGGCCTGGGCCATGGAACGCTCCGCAGAGCGGATCGCGGAAAAAATCGTGGCCGTATATGACGAGGCCAACGAGATCCTGCGGGTGGAACCCCGGAGGCTCATCTTTCCCTTCCCCCGTCTTCCCCGAAGTAGCCTCGAGGATCACCCAGGAGGTTTCTAA
- a CDS encoding lipid-A-disaccharide synthase-related protein, whose translation MKVLFVSNGPTEDAIGARIAQELGHETLALPLVGKGKAYKSVAREILGPRQEMPSGGFIFGSWQNLMKDLRAGFLGMTLRQWQTARSTRGDAVVAVGDAYALTVALWAAKGSPVYHINPLVSAYYLEGRPFWELILDWGGSDFTPYERFLLRSVKAVFVRDQKSLMRLKNLGISHAYWYGSFAMDLLPPPERDLAPLLGNDPLLALLPGTRGDEQFSLPLMLEASRHIPLTPVVAWAKPWEALPPLPGWQIDREDPGSLRLTKEGKTVWILRGAFSAILHRSRIAFATAGTASEQAAGLGVPVVSFPTPGPQYTKAFARRQKWLLGPALRLVEPDPYRLAAEGLLLLNSKQVYTQASQAGKTRIGPPGGILGAANHIRKSLGG comes from the coding sequence ATGAAAGTGCTTTTCGTATCCAACGGACCCACAGAGGATGCTATCGGAGCTCGCATCGCTCAGGAGCTGGGCCACGAAACCTTGGCCCTGCCCTTGGTAGGTAAAGGAAAAGCCTACAAGAGCGTTGCCAGGGAAATCCTTGGACCCCGTCAGGAAATGCCCTCCGGGGGATTCATCTTCGGTAGCTGGCAAAATCTAATGAAAGACCTTAGAGCAGGTTTCCTTGGCATGACCCTAAGGCAATGGCAGACTGCCCGAAGTACACGAGGGGACGCAGTCGTTGCGGTAGGCGACGCCTACGCCCTAACAGTGGCTCTTTGGGCCGCTAAAGGCAGCCCTGTCTACCACATCAATCCCTTGGTTTCTGCCTACTATCTTGAAGGCAGGCCTTTTTGGGAACTGATATTAGACTGGGGAGGAAGCGACTTCACACCCTATGAACGCTTCCTCCTAAGGTCCGTTAAGGCGGTATTTGTCCGTGACCAAAAGAGCCTGATGCGTCTTAAAAACCTAGGGATAAGCCATGCCTACTGGTACGGCAGCTTTGCCATGGATCTCTTACCGCCGCCAGAGCGTGACTTAGCCCCCCTACTTGGCAATGACCCACTCTTGGCTTTACTCCCTGGCACCCGGGGAGACGAGCAATTTAGCCTCCCCCTTATGCTGGAAGCAAGCCGCCATATCCCTCTAACTCCTGTAGTAGCTTGGGCCAAACCCTGGGAGGCCCTTCCTCCCTTGCCAGGCTGGCAAATCGACAGAGAGGACCCCGGTTCGCTTCGCCTCACCAAGGAAGGCAAAACGGTTTGGATTTTACGAGGTGCTTTCTCGGCTATCCTTCACCGTAGCCGAATCGCCTTCGCCACAGCAGGAACTGCTAGCGAGCAAGCAGCGGGTCTAGGAGTCCCAGTTGTAAGCTTTCCTACCCCAGGCCCTCAATACACAAAGGCCTTCGCCCGAAGACAAAAGTGGCTTTTGGGTCCAGCCTTGCGCCTTGTGGAACCAGACCCCTACCGGCTAGCTGCTGAAGGTCTTCTCCTGCTGAACAGCAAGCAGGTCTACACGCAGGCGAGCCAGGCGGGGAAAACCCGCATTGGCCCACCCGGAGGGATCCTGGGTGCTGCTAATCACATCCGAAAGAGCTTGGGTGGTTAG
- a CDS encoding glycosyltransferase, with translation MRISVVIPAHNEEAFLPKALQAVLAQTLPPFEVVVVDNASTDRTREVAEAFGVRVVYCPQKGVAYARQAGLLAARGEWVAMTDADSIPLPTWLQSLARNAQDAVALYGPLRFYGVSPWTAWVSEWGYRAFLNFMALLGKPNLAGANMMFLKEAALRVGGFPEVEAREDVLLGWKLRRMGRVRYVPEALVLTSPRRLKGGWGRFLVQQVRNLLGDPRGYFGEDGGRER, from the coding sequence GTGCGCATCAGCGTGGTGATTCCCGCCCACAACGAGGAGGCCTTTTTGCCCAAGGCATTGCAGGCGGTTTTGGCGCAGACGTTACCACCCTTTGAGGTGGTGGTGGTGGACAATGCCTCCACCGACCGCACCCGGGAGGTGGCGGAGGCCTTTGGGGTACGGGTGGTGTACTGCCCCCAGAAGGGAGTGGCCTATGCGCGCCAGGCGGGGCTTCTGGCCGCCCGTGGGGAATGGGTGGCCATGACCGATGCCGACTCCATTCCCCTCCCCACCTGGCTTCAGAGCCTAGCCCGAAATGCGCAAGACGCGGTGGCCCTCTATGGTCCCTTGCGCTTCTATGGGGTCTCTCCCTGGACGGCTTGGGTTTCCGAGTGGGGCTATCGCGCTTTTCTAAACTTTATGGCCTTGCTGGGAAAACCCAACCTAGCTGGGGCCAACATGATGTTCTTAAAGGAGGCCGCCTTGAGGGTGGGAGGGTTTCCGGAGGTGGAGGCCCGGGAGGATGTGCTTTTGGGTTGGAAGCTTAGGCGGATGGGGAGGGTCAGGTACGTGCCCGAGGCCCTGGTCCTTACCTCTCCCAGGAGGTTAAAGGGGGGATGGGGGAGGTTCTTGGTCCAGCAGGTTAGAAACCTCCTGGGTGATCCTCGAGGCTACTTCGGGGAAGACGGGGGAAGGGAAAGATGA
- the gatC gene encoding Asp-tRNA(Asn)/Glu-tRNA(Gln) amidotransferase subunit GatC, with amino-acid sequence MELSPELLRKLEGLAKIRLSPEEEALLLEDLKRILEFVDALPHVEEAGEEEAQGRLREDEPLPSLSQEEALKAAPEAEEGFFRVPKVLE; translated from the coding sequence ATGGAGCTATCCCCGGAGCTCTTACGCAAGCTGGAAGGCCTTGCCAAGATCCGGCTTTCCCCCGAGGAGGAGGCCTTGCTGTTAGAGGATCTCAAGCGGATCCTGGAGTTCGTGGACGCCCTTCCCCACGTGGAAGAAGCCGGGGAGGAGGAAGCCCAGGGCCGTCTAAGGGAGGATGAACCCCTTCCCTCCCTTTCCCAGGAAGAGGCCCTAAAGGCGGCCCCAGAGGCCGAAGAGGGGTTTTTCCGGGTACCCAAGGTGCTGGAGTGA
- a CDS encoding DegV family protein, producing the protein MELGLVTDTAADLSPRVLTEEAVGLVPIYVHLGGRRYKDWQELTPDALYQAMRAGAEPVTEPPGVEDFAEVYERYLQVYDRLLSLHVSGELSKTVERAREAALKVAPTRIRVVDSGMVSAGLGAMVLRAVEMLRKGAEEEAVVREWERLKRSSLYFSVADLSHLARNGRLPRFGEVVGNLLGLRPILRIEKGHIRFLKVAREGAVPEVLARLVLEELKGRPARITIAHTDAKGEWIEGLKKSLEGALRLEKGRITRSGATIAANVGLGALAVHAYSLE; encoded by the coding sequence GTGGAGCTGGGTCTGGTGACGGATACCGCAGCGGACCTGTCCCCGCGGGTGCTGACGGAGGAGGCGGTGGGCCTTGTGCCCATCTATGTCCACCTGGGGGGCAGGAGGTACAAGGATTGGCAGGAGCTTACCCCGGATGCCCTTTACCAAGCCATGCGAGCAGGGGCTGAGCCCGTGACCGAACCCCCAGGGGTGGAGGACTTTGCCGAGGTCTATGAACGGTACCTTCAGGTTTATGACCGCCTCCTATCCCTGCATGTCTCCGGAGAACTTTCCAAAACCGTGGAGAGGGCTCGGGAGGCTGCCCTGAAGGTGGCTCCCACCCGTATCCGGGTGGTGGATTCGGGCATGGTCTCTGCGGGGCTTGGGGCCATGGTGCTCAGGGCGGTGGAGATGTTGCGGAAGGGGGCAGAGGAGGAGGCCGTGGTGCGGGAGTGGGAGAGGCTTAAGCGTTCCAGCCTGTACTTCAGCGTGGCCGACTTATCCCACTTGGCGCGGAACGGCCGCCTTCCCCGCTTTGGGGAGGTGGTGGGTAACCTCCTGGGCCTTCGCCCCATCCTGCGCATCGAAAAGGGGCATATCCGCTTCCTCAAGGTGGCTAGGGAAGGAGCCGTGCCCGAGGTTCTTGCCCGGCTGGTCCTCGAGGAGCTTAAGGGAAGGCCTGCCCGGATCACCATCGCCCACACCGATGCCAAGGGCGAGTGGATTGAAGGCTTAAAGAAAAGCTTGGAGGGCGCCTTACGCCTGGAAAAGGGGCGCATCACGCGAAGCGGAGCCACCATCGCTGCCAACGTGGGTCTTGGAGCCCTAGCCGTTCACGCCTACTCGCTAGAATAG
- a CDS encoding DUF554 domain-containing protein — MELTLLDKLSGTLANAATVTLGTGLGLLLRGRLPERMARIMVQGVGLTTLFIGFSMAGALGKAKGGAIDGVILGLIALVLGGLLGEWWRIEEALEGIGEKIKRAVRGGGSFTEGFVAASLLFCVGPMTLLGSIQNGLTGDPSILLLKATLDGLSAIALTSSFGIGVGFSVLVILGYQGGIALLAGTLSQVLPDPAHDPRVLLVTGVGGLMVLGVGINLLGLTKVRVGSFLPALLLAPLVYALASWLS; from the coding sequence ATGGAGCTCACCCTTCTGGACAAGCTCTCAGGAACCCTGGCCAACGCCGCCACCGTGACCCTGGGCACAGGACTCGGCCTCTTGCTCCGGGGCCGGCTCCCCGAACGCATGGCCCGCATCATGGTCCAGGGGGTGGGGCTCACCACCCTTTTCATCGGGTTCTCCATGGCAGGGGCCCTGGGAAAGGCCAAGGGCGGGGCCATAGACGGCGTGATCCTCGGGCTCATCGCCTTGGTGCTGGGAGGGCTCCTTGGGGAGTGGTGGCGGATCGAGGAGGCCCTCGAGGGCATTGGGGAGAAGATCAAGCGGGCGGTAAGGGGCGGGGGAAGCTTCACCGAGGGCTTCGTGGCGGCAAGCCTTCTCTTTTGCGTGGGCCCTATGACCCTTCTGGGCTCCATCCAGAACGGCTTGACCGGGGATCCCAGCATCCTTCTCCTCAAGGCCACCCTGGATGGCCTCTCCGCCATCGCCCTCACCAGCTCCTTTGGCATAGGTGTGGGGTTTAGCGTGCTGGTCATCCTCGGCTACCAGGGGGGTATCGCCCTTTTGGCCGGCACCCTGAGCCAGGTTCTCCCCGACCCCGCCCACGACCCCCGGGTCCTCCTCGTGACCGGGGTGGGAGGCCTGATGGTCCTCGGGGTGGGGATCAACCTCCTGGGCCTCACCAAGGTGCGGGTGGGCTCCTTCCTTCCCGCCCTCCTCCTGGCCCCCCTGGTCTATGCTTTGGCCAGCTGGCTTTCGTAG